The DNA region AAAATGCTTCGACAATTTCACTTTTCATCAGTAATTATCTCCTAAAACACGCTTACTACATTACCATAAGGGCAGAATCTTGGCCAATTTGATTTGATCCAACGGGACGGCAATGTCTCGATTTTCCGCCTCTATAAATATCATTTTTTCTTCTGCAAGTTTTATTTTCCCCTCCAAACGAAGATTTTCTCCGTCCCGATTAACAAAATCAATGCGAACTTTGCGGTTCAAATTTCGCCTAAAATCTCTCGGCGTCTTCAGCGGCCTATCTAATCCGGGAGAGGAAACTTCCAGCCGATATCTTCCGGAAATTAAATCCTTTTGATCGAAAAAATCGGACAAATCACGACTTATTTTTTCGCAATGACGCAGCGTAATCCCGTCATCCGTGTCGACAAAAACACGCAAAATCTGATTGCCTCGCCGACCCTTCAATTCCAGATCGACCAGTTCTGCGTTG from Calditrichota bacterium includes:
- a CDS encoding ribosome maturation factor RimP; protein product: MKSELGVENLRQLLLPVIESNNAELVDLELKGRRGNQILRVFVDTDDGITLRHCEKISRDLSDFFDQKDLISGRYRLEVSSPGLDRPLKTPRDFRRNLNRKVRIDFVNRDGENLRLEGKIKLAEEKMIFIEAENRDIAVPLDQIKLAKILPLW